The stretch of DNA AAGATTATGCCTCTCTGAAATATGCTTTTGAGGGAGAAAGAAAGCAACAGACTTCCTTATCTTTTGATGAAAAGATTTATCTGGACTGGATAGATGCCATTCTAACCTATCAATGTGAACATCAATTAAAACTAGCTATTTCAAAAATAGAAGACATCCTCAGTAGGATTAGTATTGAGAAAGTGGACTACTTGTATATTTTGAATACCCTGCTGATTTTCTTAGGCTATGATGAGGATAAGGAGAAATTTGAGCAACTATATGATCAGGTTTCCGTAGCTCTTTCAAAAATCGATACCAGTGTGCGTGAACAAATTGAGTTGTATATCAAAATAAAATACAATTATTGTTACCACCTTTGGAAACAGGAGGAGATGGATAAGTCCAGAGCTATATTATTGGAGATAATTAAATTTTGTAACAAGTATCATAGTAGCTTTAGACTAGCAGATTTATATTGTTTGTTGGGAAATGTAACAGAAAATCTTGATATCTCTGTTGCTAAGGACTATTATATGAAAGCTAAGGTACTCTATCTAATTGAAAATAATGAAGTTATGACACTCAAGGTAGAACAATATCTGATGGATAAGTAGTCAGAGAATGTATAAGGATAGCAGAAGCTATCTTTTTTATGTGCAAGATATAACTATAATTCTTCTTTTTAAAAATATCTAGTATGTTGCTTTAATTACTTGACAGGTTATATATGTTGATTTATAATATAAGTGAAACGAGTTGTGTAAACGCTACCAAAAAACGGTATTCTTAACTTTGTATTTAGTCGAGAATTATGATGTAGCTAGGAAATGGATGGAAAAATGTTTAGAAATAAGGAGCTTTTTCGAGTAGTCATGATATTTGTGATAGGAATTATCCTCATTTTAATGACACCCGCCTTATTTAAAGTTGTTATGGAAATTTTTTCAAAATAAATAGACCTCTGCTCTAGGCAGAGGCGTGAATCAGGAGGTTAAGTGATGAACTACAATTTAAAATATCTTTTATCAGGAATATTTGTCATAGTCTTTATAGGTTTTCTAGTCTGGATGCGTTATTTTAATCAGAAGAAGGAAGAAGAGCATTCGGATGTGTCTTTTGAAGCGAGGTTAGATAGTGAGGTCAAGACCTTATATAAACAACTAGCATTGAGTGAGGAACCTCACTATTTCTTAGCGTATCGCTACCTACATCCTTGGTTTAATTTGGCGATTTTACCACCAACAGTTGAAATTTTCTTAACTAAAATAGCGCTGGTGATGGTGACTCCAGATGAACTACTGATAAGAAATCTTGGGAATGGGATGACTTTCACAAGTGAGCATCATCGTGATTTGCGGCAAGGACTTATCCGCATTCCAAAATCAGAGATGAAAGAATTTGAGATTCGTAACTGGAAAAAATTTTTTGTATTTGGCGATTTTTTGACAATTAAAACAAGCCAACATAGCTATTATTTGCAGGTTAGAGATGATGGACTTCAAAAAGGAAGTCTTTCTACCAAACATTTCTCCGACTTGAAACGACAAGATTTTCTAGGATTATTAACAGATAAAAGAACATTCTGATTGACAATTGCCCTAGTTGTTTATTTTAAACTTTACAAATAAGCTCTAAACACTAGAATCCCTTTAGAAAGGTAATTCCTATGAAAAATAAAATTTTAATCATTGTTTATCTTTCAGCCTCGCTGTTCATCAGTTTTGTAATCTTTTCACTTTTACATATTGATTTTAAATGGTGGATAACTCTGGCTATAAGTGCAGGATTTATTTACACCTACTTAAAATTTAGTAAAAAATAAAAATTACCTGCACCTATCTTACTTTCGTCTCTTCACGGGAGGTATCTCTATGAAAAAAATCAGTCATCTTTGTATGCTCTTGCTTTTGCTGTGTACTACGTTTTTTGTCCTGAATGTAAATGTTACACGTGAAATAGTGCGGATTCAGGAGATGGGCAAGACAACTTATTCATTTGACTTGTACTTGAAAGATGTCACTAAACCGACAGAAACTATTCTCCAGTTTTTTGAAGAGGTTGCAAGTCAAGACAAGGTCTCTATTATCAAAGTAGATAATGGCGATGAGGTGGTCAAGGCTGGTGTTTTTGATAAGGAAACCTTCCCCTATCAGGAGTTCGGTCTGACTTCTCTTGATTTTTCAAAGAATGAGAAGGGGGTCTACAGCAACCAGGATCTTCCCAATAATCTAGGAACCATTCCCACCTTTTTAAAGGTGAAACTCATTCGACTCCAGACCTTCCAATCCTATATTGAGGATAAATCCCATACTGTAAATGGACGATACATGATTACCTCCAGCAAAGAGATAGATCGTGATACCATTCTACAAAAGTGGAGTGATTTTTTCCAGATAGATAAAACGATTTTATTAGAACCCACTTACCGAAGTCAGGTTGGAGTGCTAAATCAAGCTTTGTTACTATCTATCATTATCTTTATTTTGGCAATCTTGCTTGTGATTTTAATGACAGTTTATCAGCCGATGATGGAGATGAAACGAGTGGGGGTTCAAAAGTTACTTGGTTTTCAAAGCAGGGCGATTTTAGCTGGTTTTGTAAAGACTAATTTTTATCTTCTCTTGGGTGGAAGTCTTATCATTGACTTGGGACTATTTTTAGTGCTGGACTACAGACCAAAACTTCTGTTCCCAAGTTTACTCTTATCCCAATTTCTGCTTTTACAGTTGTATTTGTTCATCAGTTGGCTGACCTACCTGATGATTCAGAAAATGACAGTCAGTTCCATGTTGAAAGGTTTTTCATCTGTCAAACTTGGTCTTATCTTCAATTATGTGATGAAAATAGGGACAACTATTTTACTGACGGCCTTACTGATTGGGGTGGGCAGAAGTTTAGAACAAGAAAACAAAGAACTTGCTTATCAGCAACAGTGGGTAAGCCAAGGGAATTACTTGACCTTAGAAACCTTCCAACTCAATGATAACCTGTGGCAAGAAGAGCTAGCAGGGTCAGGGAAATCTACAGATTATTTCTACCAATTTTATCAAGATTTGTTAGCAAAAATACAAGTAAATTATGTGCGAAGTGCGAGTCTTCCTATCAAACCAGTCATCAAAGCAGAACAAGTGCAACAGTACCAACTGCCTGATAAGGTAGATGTTTACTATGCAAACCGTCAATTTTTAGACAGTCAGGGATTCAAGTTACCAGATACCGGCACTAAAAAAGTTATTTTGTTGCCAGCCAGTGACAAAGGACAAGAAGGCAAGAATCAGTTCTTGGGAAAATCCATCGCCTATCTTTCTCTGAGGTATGAAGATCAGCAAAAGCAAACAATAGAAGATATGGATGTAGAAATTGCCTACTATGAAGGAGATTGGTCTTTCTTCCCTTATAATAATGAGCGAAAGGAAAATCTCCACAATCCAATCATTAGTCTGGTAAATGATCAAGACATGATGTGGGAAGAAAAGACTCACTTGTCAACGACAGGTTTAAACAACCCGATGAAAATTGAAAATACAGAACAAAATCAAAAAGTGATTACAGAGTTAATCGATAACTTATCTGATGGTAGCTATTTAAAATTTTCATCGATTCAAGCAATTCAAGAGGAGATGGTCGATACCTATCGGGATTCTGTTCGTAATTTTAACGTTCTTTTTGCCTTATTTGCTCTTCTCAGTATGATTGTCTCCTACTTTTTACTCGTTACCACTTTCTTGTTGAAGCGCAGGGATATCATTACCAAGAAGTTTATGGGGTGGAAACTGGTCGATCGCTACCGAGCTCTCTTAGTTCTGCTCTTGCTGGGCTATAGTCTCCCCCTTCTAGTCTTGATTTTCTTTGCCCATGCGTTCTTGCCACTTCTGCTGTTTGCAGGCTTTACATGTCTGGATATACTATTTGTGCTAGTTTTGGCTTCTAGGATGGAGAAAAGAAGTCTAGTAGAGTTATTGAAAGGGGGCATCTTATGATTGAGTTGGAAAATATTACCAAAACCATTGGGGGAAAAGTGATTTTGGATAACTTGTCTCTCAGGATTGATCAGGGGGATTTGGTAGCCATTGTTGGTAAGAGTGGTAGTGGTAAGTCGACCTTGTTAAATTTATTAGGTTTGATAGATAGTGATTACAGTGGACGGTATGAGATTTTTGGTCAGACAAATCTAGCGGTCAATTCTGCCAAGTCGCAAATAATAATCCGTGAACACATCTCTTATCTATTTCAAAATTTTGCCCTGATTGATGATGAAACGGTCGAGTACAATCTCATGCTTGCGCTGAAATATGTGAAATTGTCCAAGAAAGACAAGCTCAAAAAGGTGGAAGAGATTTTAGATAGAGTAGGTTTGTCAGCTACTTTGCATCAAAAGGTCTCTGAGTTGTCTGGTGGCGAACAACAACGAATTGCAGTTGCTAGAGCCATCTTAAAACCCAGCCAGCTGATTTTAGCCGATGAACCAACAGGTTCTCTGGATCCTGAAAATAGAGATTTGGTCTTGAAGTTTCTCTTAGAGATGAATCGCGAGGGGAAAACAGTCATTATCGTGACCCACGATGCCTATGTAGCCCAACAATGCCATCGAATCATTGAATTGTAAAAAATACAGAAATCTTATCAAAAATCTTTAAATTTAAGGATACCTTTAAAATTTAATTTTAAAACACTCATTTATCAACATTTTTGATTGATAAAAATAGGAAATCGGTTGTTTTTGGGAGATTCCCTAAAATTACCTCCTAACCACACGTACTAAAAAGATACTTCCTATGGAAATCGTATGACTTTGAAGCTTCGAATAGTTCAGTTTTCATGATTTTTATGCTATTCTAGCTTTAAAATCCTTCAGAACGTAAAATTTTAAGCAGTCAAAGATTTAGAATATCCCTAAAACATTTATTTTATGGCAATTCTAAACGTAGAATTGCGTGGATATGTATGGATTTAATCTATTCGATAGTTAGGACAGCTCTATTCTGGGAAATCTGAGCGATCAATGGTTTAGAACAGCATTTCAACAATGGATTTTGTTGAAGGATTGATTATTTTATAAAAGAGGCTTGTAGATTATCAGCCTCTTTCTTGTCTTCTCTAACCAAGCATGTTATAATGAATACTGCTCAAGCGACCTTCAATCGTTAAAGCACACACGACCTTCAATCGTGAATAAACGAATAGATGGGAGACCTACCATGAGTGATAACTCTAAAACACGTGTTGTTGTGGGGATGAGTGGTGGTGTCGATTCGTCGGTGACGGCTCTTCTTCTCAAGGAGCAGGGCTACGATGTGATCGGTATCTTCATGAAGAACTGGGATGACACAGATGAAAACGGCGTTTGTACGGCGACCGAAGATTACAAGGATGTGGCTGCGGTGGCAGACCAGATTGGCATTCCTTACTACTCTGTCAACTTTGAAAAAGAGTATTGGGACCGCGTTTTTGAGTATTTTCTAGCGGAATACCGTGCAGGGCGCACGCCGAATCCAGATGTGATGTGCAACAAGGAAATCAAGTTCAAGGCCTTTTTGGACTATGCCATGACCTTGGGGGCAGACTATGTAGCGACTGGGCATTATGCCCGAGTGGCGCGTGATGAAGATGGTACTGTTCATATGCTTCGTGGCGTGGACAATGGCAAGGATCAGACCTATTTCCTCAGCCAACTTTCGCAAGAACAACTTCAAAAAACCATGTTCCCACTAGGACATTTGGAAAAGCCTGAAGTGCGAAAACTAGCAGAAGAAGCAGGCCTTGCGACTGCTAAGAAGAAAGACTCGACAGGGATTTGCTTTATCGGAGAAAAGAACTTTAAAAATTTCCTCAGCAACTACCTGCCAGCTCAGCCTGGTCGCATGATGACTGTGGATGGTCGCGATATGGGCGAGCATGCTGGGCTTATGTACTATACGATTGGTCAGCGTGGTGGACTTGGTATCGGTGGGCAACACGGTGGTGACAATGCCCCTTGGTTCGTTGTCGGAAAAGACCTAAGCAAGAATATCCTCTATGTCGGTCAAGGTTTCTACCATGACTCGCTCATGTCAACTAGCCTAGAAGCTAGTCAAGTTCACTTTACTCGTGAGATGCCAGAGGAATTTACGCTAGAATGCACAGCAAAATTCCGCTACCGTCAGCCTGATTCGAAGGTGACCATCCATGTCAAAGGAGATAAGGCAGAGGTCATCTTTGCAGAACCGCAACGCGCGATTACACCAGGACAGGCAGTTGTCTTTTACGAGGGCGAAGAGTGTCTAGGTGGCGGTTTGATTGACAATGCTTACCGCGATGGACAAGTTTGTCAGTACATTTAGATTGACAAATTTTCTCAATTTGCTACAATAATAAAAGCAATAGAAATGATGGTCAAAGCTCATGGATGTTGCAGGCTTTTTTGTCCTGCACTTCTTTGGAGTTTTGACTGTTTTTGTGTCGTTTAAGGGAAAGGATAAGAATGACTCAGCAAGACTTTCGGACAAAAGTAGGAAATACAATTTTTGGAGTTCGGGCGACAGCCTTGATTCTCCAAAATCGCAAGCTCCTAGTCACCAAAGACAAGGGAAAGTATTACACTATTGGCGGTGCGATTCAAGTCAATGAAAGCACGGAAGACGCGGTAGTCCGTGAAGTGAAGGAAGAACTGGGTGTCAAAGCTCAAGCTGGGCAACTAGCTTTTGTTGTTGAAAATCGTTTTGAACAAGACGGTGTTTCCTATCACAACATTGAGTTTCATTATCTGGTGGACTTGCTTGAAGATGCCCCATTGACCATGCAGGAAGATGAGAAAAGGCAGCCCTGTGAATGGATTGACATAGACCAGCTTAAGGGTATCAATCTAGTTCCAGCCTTTTTAAAAACAGCCCTGCCAGATTGGGACGGCCAACTAAGACACATCCATCTTGAGGAATAGGGGAGAAAATAATGGTTAAGCTTATTGCCCATGTACTTGTTCATAGTGGTGATGATTATTTACTCATTCAGCGTTCGGAAATTAAAAGAGGACAACCCAATGTTTATCCAACTTACTGGGAT from Streptococcus mitis encodes:
- the mnmA gene encoding tRNA 2-thiouridine(34) synthase MnmA — protein: MSDNSKTRVVVGMSGGVDSSVTALLLKEQGYDVIGIFMKNWDDTDENGVCTATEDYKDVAAVADQIGIPYYSVNFEKEYWDRVFEYFLAEYRAGRTPNPDVMCNKEIKFKAFLDYAMTLGADYVATGHYARVARDEDGTVHMLRGVDNGKDQTYFLSQLSQEQLQKTMFPLGHLEKPEVRKLAEEAGLATAKKKDSTGICFIGEKNFKNFLSNYLPAQPGRMMTVDGRDMGEHAGLMYYTIGQRGGLGIGGQHGGDNAPWFVVGKDLSKNILYVGQGFYHDSLMSTSLEASQVHFTREMPEEFTLECTAKFRYRQPDSKVTIHVKGDKAEVIFAEPQRAITPGQAVVFYEGEECLGGGLIDNAYRDGQVCQYI
- a CDS encoding ABC transporter ATP-binding protein, which produces MIELENITKTIGGKVILDNLSLRIDQGDLVAIVGKSGSGKSTLLNLLGLIDSDYSGRYEIFGQTNLAVNSAKSQIIIREHISYLFQNFALIDDETVEYNLMLALKYVKLSKKDKLKKVEEILDRVGLSATLHQKVSELSGGEQQRIAVARAILKPSQLILADEPTGSLDPENRDLVLKFLLEMNREGKTVIIVTHDAYVAQQCHRIIEL
- a CDS encoding amino acid ABC transporter permease — its product is MKKISHLCMLLLLLCTTFFVLNVNVTREIVRIQEMGKTTYSFDLYLKDVTKPTETILQFFEEVASQDKVSIIKVDNGDEVVKAGVFDKETFPYQEFGLTSLDFSKNEKGVYSNQDLPNNLGTIPTFLKVKLIRLQTFQSYIEDKSHTVNGRYMITSSKEIDRDTILQKWSDFFQIDKTILLEPTYRSQVGVLNQALLLSIIIFILAILLVILMTVYQPMMEMKRVGVQKLLGFQSRAILAGFVKTNFYLLLGGSLIIDLGLFLVLDYRPKLLFPSLLLSQFLLLQLYLFISWLTYLMIQKMTVSSMLKGFSSVKLGLIFNYVMKIGTTILLTALLIGVGRSLEQENKELAYQQQWVSQGNYLTLETFQLNDNLWQEELAGSGKSTDYFYQFYQDLLAKIQVNYVRSASLPIKPVIKAEQVQQYQLPDKVDVYYANRQFLDSQGFKLPDTGTKKVILLPASDKGQEGKNQFLGKSIAYLSLRYEDQQKQTIEDMDVEIAYYEGDWSFFPYNNERKENLHNPIISLVNDQDMMWEEKTHLSTTGLNNPMKIENTEQNQKVITELIDNLSDGSYLKFSSIQAIQEEMVDTYRDSVRNFNVLFALFALLSMIVSYFLLVTTFLLKRRDIITKKFMGWKLVDRYRALLVLLLLGYSLPLLVLIFFAHAFLPLLLFAGFTCLDILFVLVLASRMEKRSLVELLKGGIL
- a CDS encoding NUDIX hydrolase; this translates as MTQQDFRTKVGNTIFGVRATALILQNRKLLVTKDKGKYYTIGGAIQVNESTEDAVVREVKEELGVKAQAGQLAFVVENRFEQDGVSYHNIEFHYLVDLLEDAPLTMQEDEKRQPCEWIDIDQLKGINLVPAFLKTALPDWDGQLRHIHLEE
- a CDS encoding helix-turn-helix domain-containing protein, which translates into the protein MHALLATRLKNKRKELGWSQKELAEGICQQTQISRMEQGKYMPGADLLYKLSEKMGLNMDYFFSGEISKEFLGLSAFKRLSETLLENQDYASLKYAFEGERKQQTSLSFDEKIYLDWIDAILTYQCEHQLKLAISKIEDILSRISIEKVDYLYILNTLLIFLGYDEDKEKFEQLYDQVSVALSKIDTSVREQIELYIKIKYNYCYHLWKQEEMDKSRAILLEIIKFCNKYHSSFRLADLYCLLGNVTENLDISVAKDYYMKAKVLYLIENNEVMTLKVEQYLMDK